A genome region from Crossiella equi includes the following:
- a CDS encoding TetR/AcrR family transcriptional regulator — MRADALRNRARILEAANEVIREHGAEASLEEIARRAGVGSATLHRHFPSRRELLDEIFRECTTNLCERALARAADAEPGAALRTWLHELCNLMLVRRGLAASLLGGRGEADSCYAKVGEAGGILLCQAVNAGEVRPEVSIVDLLTLVNGIALATEDRPDEAGRLLALALTGIS; from the coding sequence ATGCGTGCTGACGCCCTGCGCAACCGCGCGCGGATCCTGGAGGCCGCCAACGAGGTGATCCGGGAGCACGGCGCGGAGGCCTCCCTGGAGGAGATCGCCCGCCGGGCGGGGGTCGGCTCGGCGACCCTGCACCGCCACTTCCCGTCCCGCCGCGAGCTGCTGGACGAGATCTTCCGGGAGTGCACGACCAACCTGTGCGAACGCGCCCTGGCCCGGGCGGCCGACGCCGAACCGGGCGCGGCCCTGCGCACCTGGCTGCACGAGCTGTGCAACCTCATGCTGGTCCGCCGGGGGCTGGCGGCCTCCCTGCTGGGCGGCCGCGGCGAGGCGGACTCCTGCTACGCCAAGGTCGGCGAGGCGGGCGGCATCCTGCTGTGCCAAGCGGTCAACGCGGGCGAGGTCCGCCCGGAAGTGTCCATTGTGGACCTGCTCACCCTGGTCAACGGCATCGCCCTGGCCACCGAGGACCGCCCGGACGAAGCCGGCCGCCTGCTGGCCCTGGCCCTGACCGGCATCAGCTGA
- a CDS encoding geranyl diphosphate 2-C-methyltransferase, with protein MTRTHYTPGDVLRSAYQKSVASYWNAERDPVNIKLGEVDNLFHHHYGLGEYDPSVLEGPEETRDERVIAELHRLETAQAEVLLDHLGDIRPEHKLLDAGCGRGGTSIMANLRFGCEVDGVSISEQQVEFANTEAKRRGVGDRVRYHFRNMLDTGFETGSRQAIWNNESTMYVDLHELFAEHARQLAPGGRYVTITGCYNDVTGGRSRAVSQIDQHYICNVHARSEYFKAMSANGLVPISVIDLTPATIPYWELRAKSSVATGVEDPFLTAYKEGSFHYLLIAADRV; from the coding sequence GTGACCAGGACCCATTACACCCCCGGCGACGTCCTGCGCAGCGCGTACCAGAAGTCGGTCGCCTCGTACTGGAATGCCGAGCGGGACCCGGTCAACATCAAGCTCGGCGAGGTCGACAACCTGTTCCACCACCACTACGGGCTCGGCGAGTACGACCCGTCGGTGCTGGAGGGGCCGGAGGAGACCCGGGACGAGCGCGTGATCGCCGAGCTACACCGCCTGGAGACCGCGCAGGCCGAGGTGCTGCTCGACCACCTGGGCGACATCCGGCCCGAGCACAAGCTGCTCGACGCGGGCTGTGGCCGTGGTGGCACCAGCATCATGGCCAACCTGCGGTTCGGCTGTGAGGTCGACGGGGTGTCGATCTCCGAGCAGCAGGTGGAGTTCGCCAACACCGAGGCCAAGCGCCGCGGTGTGGGCGACCGGGTCCGCTACCACTTCCGCAACATGCTGGACACCGGCTTCGAGACCGGCTCGCGCCAGGCGATCTGGAACAACGAGAGCACCATGTACGTCGACCTGCACGAGCTGTTCGCCGAACACGCGCGCCAGCTCGCGCCGGGCGGCCGATACGTGACCATCACCGGTTGCTACAACGACGTGACCGGCGGCCGTTCGCGCGCGGTGAGCCAGATCGACCAGCACTACATCTGCAACGTCCACGCGCGCAGTGAGTACTTCAAGGCGATGAGCGCGAACGGACTGGTGCCGATCTCAGTCATCGACCTGACCCCCGCGACAATCCCGTATTGGGAGCTACGGGCGAAGTCCTCGGTGGCCACCGGAGTCGAGGACCCATTCCTCACCGCGTACAAGGAAGGCAGTTTCCACTACTTGCTGATCGCGGCGGATCGGGTTTGA
- a CDS encoding NmrA/HSCARG family protein codes for MSDTVLVTGATGKQGGATARALVAQGVPVRALVRDPGGERAAALAGLGIELVQGDLLDPGSVREAVTGVRAVFSVQLPDLGDGAGDSELRQGRNLVEAAKAAGVRQFVHTSVTGAGRHEEAPGWAEGRWAGTEDYWTTKAALEDAVRAAGFEHWTLLKPGFFMENFVRPSVYWVNGTEDRLQTVLRPDTELPLVTVRDIGAAAAAALTDPERFHRAEIELASDRLTVKEVVAVLSDVLGVPLELPDVTADELVARGVHRRFLIGQQWSNEVSRPAHPDIARSWGLPTTGLREWAESTRI; via the coding sequence ATGTCCGACACCGTTCTCGTCACCGGTGCCACCGGGAAACAGGGTGGGGCGACCGCTCGTGCCCTGGTGGCACAGGGGGTACCCGTTCGAGCGCTGGTGCGTGATCCCGGCGGGGAGCGCGCCGCGGCGCTGGCCGGGCTGGGGATCGAGCTGGTGCAGGGGGATCTGCTGGACCCGGGGTCGGTGCGCGAGGCCGTGACCGGTGTCCGGGCGGTGTTCTCGGTGCAGCTGCCGGACCTGGGTGACGGCGCGGGCGACTCGGAGCTGCGGCAGGGCCGCAACCTGGTCGAGGCGGCGAAGGCGGCCGGGGTGCGGCAGTTCGTGCACACCTCGGTGACCGGCGCGGGCCGCCACGAGGAGGCGCCGGGCTGGGCCGAGGGCCGCTGGGCGGGCACGGAGGACTACTGGACGACGAAGGCCGCGCTGGAGGACGCGGTGCGCGCGGCCGGGTTCGAGCACTGGACGCTGCTCAAACCGGGCTTCTTCATGGAGAACTTCGTGCGCCCGTCGGTCTACTGGGTCAACGGCACCGAGGACCGCCTCCAGACGGTGCTGCGCCCGGACACCGAGCTGCCCCTGGTCACGGTGCGCGACATCGGCGCGGCGGCCGCGGCGGCGCTGACCGACCCGGAACGCTTCCACCGGGCGGAGATCGAGCTGGCCAGCGACAGGCTCACCGTCAAGGAGGTCGTCGCCGTGCTCTCGGACGTGCTGGGCGTCCCGCTGGAGCTCCCGGACGTCACTGCCGACGAGCTGGTCGCGCGGGGCGTCCACCGCCGGTTCCTGATCGGCCAGCAGTGGTCGAACGAGGTCAGCCGCCCGGCCCACCCGGACATCGCCCGCTCCTGGGGTCTGCCGACCACGGGCTTGCGCGAGTGGGCCGAGTCGACCCGGATCTGA
- a CDS encoding alpha/beta fold hydrolase: MGFVSLPDGRELFHHRTGDGQPTVVFEAGLAASRSFWGLVQPGVAEFATAVSYDRSGLGRSAASTGARGLRSLAADLAGLLDQLGDGPFVLVGHSWGGVVVRAAAALRPDRVQGLVLVDPTDELCDLLFTEQVRRTERVGQRITMALARLRLLGLTYRRAIAPLPTAARRDMRREAFTVGVARTRAAELASVVADLTWLREEPPNLSGIPVTVISGALNSPGMPRNVRTAATESHQERARVSSPGRHVFAPHSGHLVPLTDAAVVVEEVRRLVS; encoded by the coding sequence GTGGGCTTCGTTTCGCTGCCGGATGGGCGCGAGCTGTTCCACCACCGCACCGGCGACGGCCAGCCGACCGTGGTGTTCGAGGCCGGGCTGGCCGCGTCGCGTTCGTTCTGGGGGCTCGTGCAGCCCGGGGTCGCCGAGTTCGCCACCGCGGTGAGCTACGACCGGTCCGGGCTCGGGCGCAGTGCCGCCAGCACCGGAGCCCGCGGCCTGCGAAGCCTGGCCGCCGACCTGGCCGGGTTGCTCGATCAGCTCGGGGACGGGCCGTTTGTGCTCGTGGGACACAGCTGGGGCGGGGTGGTCGTGCGGGCGGCGGCCGCGTTGCGACCCGACCGGGTCCAGGGGCTCGTGCTCGTCGATCCCACCGATGAGCTGTGCGACCTGCTGTTCACCGAGCAGGTGCGGCGGACCGAGCGGGTGGGGCAGCGGATCACCATGGCGCTTGCCCGGCTTCGGCTACTCGGGCTGACCTACCGTCGGGCCATCGCGCCACTGCCGACCGCAGCGCGGCGGGATATGCGGCGGGAGGCGTTCACCGTCGGGGTCGCGCGGACCCGGGCCGCCGAGCTCGCGTCCGTGGTCGCGGATCTGACCTGGTTGCGGGAGGAACCGCCCAACCTGTCCGGGATTCCCGTCACCGTGATCTCCGGGGCCCTCAACTCGCCCGGGATGCCCCGCAACGTCCGCACCGCCGCCACCGAGTCGCACCAAGAGCGGGCCCGGGTGTCCTCGCCCGGACGGCACGTGTTCGCGCCCCACTCCGGGCACCTGGTGCCGTTGACCGATGCCGCGGTGGTCGTCGAGGAGGTTCGGCGGCTGGTCAGCTGA
- a CDS encoding aldo/keto reductase has translation MRYRVFGRTGLRVSELLLGTMGFREERQAREIVAAYADAGGNVLDTASAYGDGEELLGRVLVRRDRFVLATKYTLSHDPADPNASGNHRKNLVRSLDRSLRRLRTDHVDLLWVHVWDRHTPVEETLRALDDLVRAGKVLHLGFSDVPAWVVARANALAEWRGWTPFAGIQVPYSLLRRDVERELLPMAEDLGLSVAAWAPLDRGRLAGGAQTSRVDTAGPAGRERAVLAVLHEVAAELGATPARVALAWLRAASPAVLPLIGVSTVAQLADNLGAAGLVLPEPARARLTAATGFERGFPRDFIEECAQSSFVFGDSATKLDTW, from the coding sequence ATGAGGTATCGGGTTTTCGGGCGGACCGGGTTGCGCGTGTCCGAGCTGCTGCTGGGCACCATGGGGTTCCGCGAGGAGCGGCAGGCGCGGGAGATCGTCGCGGCCTACGCCGACGCCGGTGGGAACGTGCTGGACACCGCGTCGGCCTACGGGGACGGGGAGGAGCTGCTCGGGCGCGTGCTGGTGCGGCGGGACCGGTTCGTGCTCGCCACCAAGTACACGCTCAGCCACGACCCCGCCGACCCCAACGCCTCCGGCAACCACCGCAAGAACCTCGTGCGCTCCCTGGACCGCAGCCTGCGGCGGCTGCGCACCGACCACGTGGACCTGCTGTGGGTGCACGTGTGGGACCGGCACACGCCCGTGGAGGAGACCCTGCGTGCCCTGGACGACCTGGTGCGCGCGGGCAAGGTGCTGCACCTGGGCTTCTCCGACGTGCCCGCCTGGGTGGTGGCCCGCGCGAACGCGCTCGCCGAGTGGCGCGGGTGGACGCCGTTCGCCGGGATCCAGGTGCCGTACAGCCTGCTGCGGCGTGATGTCGAGCGCGAGCTGCTGCCCATGGCCGAGGACCTCGGGCTCAGCGTCGCCGCCTGGGCGCCCCTGGACCGGGGCAGGCTGGCCGGGGGCGCTCAAACGTCCAGAGTGGACACTGCCGGGCCAGCCGGGCGGGAACGGGCGGTGCTCGCGGTGCTGCACGAGGTGGCCGCCGAGCTGGGGGCGACGCCCGCGCGCGTCGCGCTCGCCTGGCTCCGGGCCGCCTCGCCCGCGGTGCTGCCGCTGATCGGGGTGAGCACGGTGGCGCAGCTCGCCGACAATCTCGGCGCCGCCGGGCTCGTACTGCCCGAACCGGCGCGGGCCCGACTCACCGCGGCCACCGGGTTCGAGCGCGGATTCCCCCGTGACTTCATCGAGGAGTGCGCGCAATCGTCGTTCGTCTTCGGTGATTCAGCAACCAAACTCGACACCTGGTGA
- a CDS encoding glycoside hydrolase family 2 TIM barrel-domain containing protein, whose product MSSSYLDDPAPGHGALPPRAAFRSDARRLDLGGTWRFHLAPGPAQAPEGVAREDFDDSAWTELPVPAHWQLHGHGSPAYTNVPYPFPVDPPHVPSENPTGDHRLRFTLEEAWLAEPAVLRFDGVDSCGRVWLNGTELGVTKGSRLPTEFAVGHLLRAGENLLVVRVHQWSAGSYLEDQDMWWLSGIFRAVTLIARPVGGIDDYFLRADFDHTTGAGTVRVDTVPGALLDLPGLGVHGHPASEVLELAAVHPWSAEDPHLYDGALYTDAERVPLRVGFRTVSISDGQLKVNGKRILFRGVNRHEHHPRHGRAVPPETSLRDVLLMKQHNVNAVRTSHYPPDPAFLELCDEYGLWVIDECDLETHGFSQIGWSGNPSDEPMWAEAYLDRMRRTVERDKNRPSVLLWSLGNEAHTGANLARAAEWTRARDRTRFVHYEGDLECEYVDVYSRMYASHAEVDAIGREDDPNERRRALPFVLCEYAHAMGNGPGGLLEYRELFERYPKCQGGFIWEWIDHGLLSHTPDGREFHAYGGDFGETLHDGNFVVDGLVFPDRTASPGLVEFAKVFEPVRITAAPDGIRVTNLHDFLGLAHLRFTWALEAEGEQVAAGELRVDDLAPGRSTVVPLPDLVTAHGETWLTVYARLADNQNWASAGHLVAWGQLPIAPAAAPAPRPGGVPVTREGVVLHLGPGSFDAHTGRLLTLGEVPVSGPLLDVFRATTDNDRGGDATSDALAWAKAGLHRVQHRVVSVAAGEDLVVRTRVAPPAWDFGLLAEYAWTASAEALHLRLSVEPDGEWPCPLPRLGLAMSVPAAYDRVRWYGGGPGEAYADSRQAARIGRFDSTVAGMYTPYVYPQEYGNRTAVRWAELSTVAGSVLRVEGRPVFEFAARHWSSAELEAAKHTTDLVAGELVHLNLDLAQHGLGTHSCGPGVLPRYQLEVGKAVLELTFRLS is encoded by the coding sequence ATGTCCTCCTCCTACCTCGACGACCCCGCTCCCGGCCACGGCGCACTGCCGCCCCGGGCGGCCTTCCGCTCGGACGCGCGCCGCCTGGACCTGGGCGGGACGTGGCGCTTCCACCTCGCCCCCGGCCCGGCCCAGGCCCCGGAGGGCGTGGCGCGTGAGGACTTCGACGACTCGGCGTGGACGGAGCTGCCGGTGCCCGCGCACTGGCAGCTGCACGGGCACGGCAGTCCCGCCTACACCAACGTGCCCTACCCGTTCCCGGTCGACCCGCCGCACGTGCCCTCGGAGAACCCGACCGGTGACCACCGGCTGCGCTTCACCCTGGAGGAGGCGTGGCTGGCCGAGCCGGCGGTGCTGCGCTTCGACGGCGTGGACTCCTGCGGCCGGGTCTGGCTCAACGGCACGGAGCTGGGCGTGACCAAGGGCAGCAGGCTGCCCACGGAGTTCGCGGTCGGGCATCTGCTGCGGGCGGGGGAGAACCTGCTCGTGGTGCGGGTGCACCAGTGGTCGGCGGGCAGCTACCTGGAGGACCAGGACATGTGGTGGCTGTCCGGGATCTTCCGGGCGGTGACGCTGATCGCGCGTCCGGTGGGCGGCATCGACGACTACTTCCTGCGCGCGGACTTCGACCACACCACGGGCGCGGGCACGGTCCGGGTGGACACGGTCCCGGGCGCCCTGCTGGACCTGCCGGGCCTGGGTGTGCACGGCCACCCGGCGAGCGAGGTGCTGGAACTGGCGGCGGTGCACCCGTGGAGCGCGGAGGACCCGCACCTCTACGACGGCGCGCTGTACACCGACGCCGAACGCGTCCCGCTGCGGGTGGGCTTCCGCACGGTGTCCATTTCGGACGGTCAGCTGAAGGTCAACGGCAAGCGGATCCTGTTCCGGGGCGTGAACCGGCACGAGCACCACCCCCGGCACGGCCGCGCGGTGCCCCCGGAGACCAGCCTGCGGGACGTGCTGCTGATGAAGCAGCACAACGTGAACGCCGTCCGCACCAGCCACTACCCGCCGGACCCCGCGTTCCTGGAACTGTGCGACGAGTACGGCCTGTGGGTCATCGACGAGTGCGACCTGGAGACGCACGGGTTCTCCCAGATCGGCTGGTCCGGCAACCCCAGTGACGAGCCGATGTGGGCCGAGGCGTACCTGGACCGCATGCGGCGCACGGTCGAACGCGACAAGAACCGCCCGAGTGTGCTGCTGTGGTCGCTGGGCAACGAGGCGCACACGGGCGCCAACCTGGCGCGGGCGGCGGAGTGGACCCGGGCGCGCGACCGCACGCGGTTCGTGCACTACGAGGGCGACCTCGAGTGCGAGTACGTGGACGTGTACAGCCGCATGTACGCCAGCCACGCCGAGGTGGACGCGATCGGGCGAGAGGACGACCCGAACGAACGCCGCCGTGCGCTGCCGTTCGTGCTGTGCGAGTACGCGCACGCGATGGGCAACGGCCCGGGCGGACTGCTGGAGTACCGCGAGCTGTTCGAGCGCTACCCGAAGTGCCAGGGCGGGTTCATCTGGGAGTGGATCGACCACGGCCTGCTCTCCCACACCCCGGACGGCCGCGAGTTCCACGCCTACGGCGGTGACTTCGGCGAGACGCTGCACGACGGCAACTTCGTCGTGGACGGCCTGGTCTTTCCGGACCGTACGGCTTCGCCCGGGTTGGTCGAGTTCGCGAAGGTGTTCGAGCCGGTGCGGATCACGGCGGCCCCGGACGGCATCCGCGTGACCAACCTGCACGACTTCCTGGGCCTGGCGCACCTGCGGTTCACCTGGGCGCTGGAGGCCGAGGGGGAGCAGGTCGCGGCGGGGGAGCTGCGCGTCGACGACCTGGCCCCCGGCCGGAGCACGGTGGTGCCGCTGCCCGATCTGGTGACCGCACACGGCGAGACCTGGCTGACCGTGTACGCCAGGTTGGCGGACAACCAGAACTGGGCCAGCGCAGGCCATCTCGTGGCGTGGGGACAGCTGCCGATCGCCCCCGCCGCGGCCCCGGCGCCACGTCCGGGCGGTGTGCCCGTCACCCGGGAGGGGGTGGTCCTCCACCTTGGCCCGGGTTCCTTCGACGCCCACACCGGCCGCCTGCTCACCCTGGGCGAGGTTCCCGTGTCGGGTCCCCTGCTGGACGTCTTCCGGGCGACCACGGACAACGACCGGGGCGGTGACGCCACCTCGGATGCCTTGGCGTGGGCGAAGGCGGGGCTGCACCGCGTCCAGCACCGGGTGGTGTCGGTGGCGGCGGGCGAGGACCTGGTGGTGCGCACGCGGGTCGCGCCACCGGCGTGGGACTTCGGCCTGCTCGCGGAGTACGCGTGGACGGCGTCGGCGGAGGCCCTGCACCTCCGGCTGTCGGTGGAGCCGGACGGCGAGTGGCCGTGCCCGTTGCCCCGGTTGGGCTTGGCGATGTCGGTGCCCGCCGCCTACGACCGGGTGCGGTGGTACGGCGGTGGCCCGGGCGAGGCCTACGCGGACAGCAGGCAGGCGGCCCGGATCGGGCGGTTCGACTCGACGGTCGCCGGGATGTACACGCCGTACGTGTATCCGCAGGAGTACGGGAACCGGACGGCCGTTCGCTGGGCGGAGCTGTCCACTGTGGCTGGATCGGTGCTGCGGGTCGAGGGGCGGCCGGTGTTCGAGTTCGCCGCCCGGCACTGGAGCTCGGCGGAGCTGGAGGCGGCCAAGCACACCACGGACCTGGTGGCGGGGGAACTCGTGCACCTCAACCTGGACCTCGCCCAGCACGGGCTCGGGACGCACTCGTGCGGGCCCGGGGTGCTGCCGCGGTACCAGCTGGAGGTCGGGAAGGCCGTGCTGGAGCTGACCTTCCGGCTGAGCTGA
- a CDS encoding family 2 encapsulin nanocompartment cargo protein terpene cyclase, which produces MTESQTNVLSGPTGLGTSAARIAARTQPAPAPAEPPPESVPAAAAPTSGDPAYAYRPWGDGSASPLYVPVTERDNEALGDAVDEGLVAWLTDLGFTDEECAQVRKTRWGRMVMLAHPDCDDLDRLLISGKLNLAWWAADDLYADDTSMGAVPAELPARLTRAMSSMDPPPPAGEFGRDLEKALSEDRVQIMLRQATEYLGQYATPAQVQRVCYSTFAMFVSWTAYAAWKETDTQPPAWEYLAARQHDSFYTSMTLIDVLGAYELPANLYYDREVRHAAFNAGTAAVLVNDLHSVAKDLRDDNPPHNMVLQVANDRGIPVEEATEVVVELHNDTVRAFEATHRELAPVPSPELQRFLRGLRSWMGGGFEWHSTSPRYRAES; this is translated from the coding sequence ATGACCGAAAGCCAGACGAATGTGCTTTCCGGGCCCACCGGACTGGGCACGTCGGCGGCCCGGATAGCGGCGCGCACCCAGCCCGCGCCCGCCCCGGCCGAACCCCCGCCCGAGTCCGTTCCGGCCGCCGCGGCGCCCACCAGCGGCGACCCGGCCTACGCATACCGCCCGTGGGGTGATGGTTCGGCTTCCCCGCTGTACGTGCCGGTCACCGAGCGCGACAACGAGGCACTGGGCGACGCGGTCGACGAGGGCCTGGTGGCGTGGCTGACCGACCTGGGCTTCACCGACGAGGAATGCGCGCAGGTGCGCAAGACCAGGTGGGGCCGCATGGTCATGCTCGCGCACCCGGACTGCGACGACCTGGACCGCCTGCTCATCTCGGGCAAGCTCAACCTGGCCTGGTGGGCGGCGGACGACCTGTACGCCGACGACACCTCGATGGGCGCGGTGCCCGCCGAGCTCCCGGCCAGGCTGACCAGGGCCATGTCGTCCATGGACCCACCGCCCCCGGCAGGCGAGTTCGGCCGGGACCTGGAGAAAGCCCTCTCCGAGGACCGGGTGCAGATCATGCTGCGCCAGGCCACGGAGTACCTGGGCCAGTACGCGACCCCGGCCCAGGTCCAACGGGTCTGCTACTCGACCTTCGCCATGTTCGTGAGCTGGACCGCCTACGCGGCCTGGAAGGAGACCGACACCCAGCCCCCGGCCTGGGAGTACCTGGCGGCGAGGCAACACGACAGCTTCTACACCTCGATGACCCTCATCGACGTGCTGGGAGCCTACGAACTGCCCGCCAACCTGTACTACGACCGCGAGGTGCGGCACGCGGCGTTCAACGCGGGCACGGCCGCGGTGCTGGTCAACGACCTGCACTCGGTGGCCAAGGACCTGCGCGACGACAACCCGCCGCACAACATGGTCCTCCAGGTCGCCAACGACCGGGGCATCCCGGTCGAGGAGGCCACCGAGGTCGTGGTCGAGCTGCACAACGACACGGTGCGGGCCTTCGAGGCCACACACCGGGAGCTGGCGCCCGTGCCGTCGCCGGAGCTGCAACGCTTCCTGCGCGGGCTGCGGAGCTGGATGGGCGGCGGGTTCGAGTGGCACTCGACCAGTCCGAGGTATCGCGCGGAGAGCTGA
- a CDS encoding helix-turn-helix domain-containing protein: MADNALGAFLRARRESTTPASVGLPEVGRRRTPGLRRAELAARADISVEYLTRLERGHDRHPSAQVIGTLAEALLLSPDERVHLHRLVKTGGAPTPCAQLGEPTPPRPTLLALLARLDDTPACLSTADGTILAHTKAFGQLAEPVGLLAAGNLPRYVFTDTRARTTFPDWSDLADRQAAGLRAAAGLGDGAAAALVEELTITGGAEFTRRYAASGTLPPATGVLRWRGPDGVRRLAYETLVVPGEEEHRLVAYLPAAGTG, encoded by the coding sequence ATGGCGGACAACGCCCTGGGGGCCTTCCTGCGCGCACGCCGCGAGTCCACCACCCCGGCCTCGGTCGGCCTGCCGGAGGTGGGCCGCCGCCGCACCCCGGGCCTGCGCCGAGCCGAACTGGCCGCCCGCGCGGACATCAGCGTCGAGTACCTCACCCGCCTGGAACGAGGCCACGACCGCCACCCCTCGGCCCAGGTCATCGGCACCCTGGCCGAGGCCCTGCTGCTGTCCCCGGACGAACGCGTGCACCTGCACCGCCTGGTCAAGACGGGCGGCGCCCCGACCCCGTGCGCCCAGCTCGGCGAACCCACACCGCCGCGCCCCACCCTGCTGGCGCTGCTGGCCCGCCTGGACGACACCCCGGCCTGCCTGTCCACCGCGGACGGCACGATCCTGGCCCACACCAAGGCCTTCGGTCAGCTGGCCGAGCCGGTCGGGCTGCTGGCGGCGGGCAACCTGCCGCGCTACGTCTTCACCGACACCCGCGCACGGACCACGTTCCCGGACTGGTCAGACCTCGCCGACCGCCAGGCCGCCGGGCTGCGCGCCGCCGCCGGGCTCGGCGACGGGGCGGCCGCGGCCCTGGTGGAGGAGCTCACGATCACCGGGGGAGCGGAGTTCACCCGGCGGTACGCGGCCTCGGGCACGCTGCCGCCCGCGACCGGGGTGCTGCGGTGGCGCGGGCCGGACGGGGTGCGGCGGCTGGCGTACGAGACGCTGGTGGTGCCGGGCGAGGAGGAGCACCGGCTGGTGGCCTACCTGCCCGCCGCCGGCACCGGGTGA
- a CDS encoding carbohydrate ABC transporter permease, translating to MTPRGPGRFLTYGALTAGALILVFPYYWLAVMASNSTGDIYSTPPTLVFGDQLFANIGTVFERIDFFGSLLNTLIVAVATTLLVLFFDSLAAFTFAKFDFPGKNVLFGVLLATFVVPTQLAAIPQFSIMAGLGLVGSLNALVIPAAANAFGIFWMRQYCQSALPEEVLEAARIDGAGFFRTYWTIALPLLRPALAFLGIFTFVNAWNDYLWPLVVLIDSGNVTLQVALSQLNGVYVQDYSVVMAGTLVSIVPLVIVFLFGARQFIRNVAAGALKG from the coding sequence ATGACCCCGCGCGGCCCCGGCCGGTTCCTGACCTACGGCGCGCTCACCGCCGGCGCGCTGATCCTGGTCTTCCCGTACTACTGGCTGGCCGTGATGGCCTCCAACTCCACCGGCGACATCTACTCCACGCCGCCGACGCTGGTCTTCGGCGACCAGCTCTTCGCCAACATCGGCACGGTCTTCGAGCGCATCGACTTCTTCGGCTCGCTGCTCAACACGCTCATCGTGGCGGTGGCGACCACGCTGCTGGTGCTGTTCTTCGACTCGTTGGCCGCCTTCACCTTCGCCAAGTTCGACTTCCCCGGCAAGAACGTGCTCTTCGGCGTCCTGCTGGCCACGTTCGTGGTGCCCACGCAGCTCGCGGCCATCCCGCAGTTCAGCATCATGGCCGGGCTGGGCCTGGTCGGCTCGCTCAACGCGCTGGTGATCCCGGCCGCGGCCAACGCCTTCGGCATCTTCTGGATGCGCCAGTACTGCCAGAGCGCGCTGCCGGAGGAGGTGCTGGAGGCCGCCCGCATCGACGGCGCCGGGTTCTTCCGCACGTACTGGACGATCGCGCTGCCGCTGCTGCGCCCCGCGCTGGCGTTCCTGGGCATCTTCACCTTCGTCAACGCCTGGAACGACTACCTGTGGCCGCTGGTGGTGCTCATCGACTCCGGCAACGTGACCCTGCAGGTGGCGCTGTCGCAGCTCAACGGCGTGTACGTGCAGGACTACAGCGTGGTCATGGCGGGCACCCTGGTCTCGATCGTGCCGTTGGTCATCGTATTCCTCTTCGGCGCGCGGCAGTTCATCCGGAACGTGGCCGCGGGCGCTCTCAAGGGCTGA